TCCATTTTTCTGCCATTCCTGGGACAGTTCTTCCTTTTACATCAACCCTTGTCAAGCCTTCAAAAACATTAATAATAATATTTGCTGCATCAAGCGCAGTATTTAAAGCTGGGTCAAGATATCTTGGTTCAGCACCATTAATATAAGTAAGCACCTGTTTAGATGAAGCAGCTGTTGCATTTTTGTAATTTGTACCTAAAAATAACCCTGTCACAAGGAACGCAACTAAAATAAAAGTAGCCACAATACGCTTTTTCATAAACAAATCTCCTCCTCACATAAAATTTTGTTTATATATCTTTACGCAGCCTGCCTTATTTTCTGTCCATCAAATGGCAGGCTACGTAATGACCAGAACCTACATCCTTAAGTACTGGTTCTTCCTCTTTGCACCTGTCAAACGCATACCTGCATCTTGTTCTAAACCTGCAACCACTTGGAGGATTTAGAGGGCTTGGAACATCTCCCTCCAATATAATCCTTGTCCTCTCTTTAGAGACTTTCGGGTCAGGTATTGGTATTGCAGAAAGCAGTGCTTGTGTATACGGATGCAAAGGATTACTGTATAGTTCATTACTTTCTGCAAGTTCTACAAGTTTTCCTAAATACATTACTCCTACTCTGCTGCTTATATGTTTTACCATCGACAAATCATGTGCAATGAACAAATATGTCAAACCAAGTTGCTGTTGTAAATCCTCTAACATGTTTACAATCTGTGCTTGAATAGACACGTCAAGTGCCGAAATAGGCTCATCACATATAATGAACTCTGGTTCAACAGCTAAAGCCCTTGCAATACCAATTCTCTGTCTCTGTCCTCCAGAAAACTCGTGCGGATATCTGCTTGCGTGTTCACTACTGAGTCCTACAAGTCTTAAAAGTTCTTGAACTCTTTCTTTTTTTTCATTGCCCCTAGCAATATTGTGTATTTCAAGTGGCTCGCCTATAATATCACCAACTGTCATTCTTGGATTTAGTGAGGCATACGGGTCCTGGAAAATCATCTGCATGGATTTTCTATAAGGAAGCATGTCCTTTTTTGTTATATCTTCTCCTTTGAATATAATCTGCCCGCCTGTTGGCTCATAAAGCCTTATGATGGTTCTTCCTGTTGTAGACTTGCCGCAGCCGCTTTCACCAACAAGTCCCAGCGTCTCACCCTTTTTTATGAAAAAGCTCACGTTATCTACCGCTTTTATATATGCTTTTTTCCCCAATCCCATCTTTACTGAAAAATATTTTTTTAGATTTTTTATTTCAATCAAAACCTCATTCAACTTTTCCACCTACCTCTAAAATTGCAACTTACTTATTCATTTGCAGCTTTTGCCTTTTCCAGCAAGCTCTGCGGAGCATACTGGTGATTAAGCCAGCACCTTGACATATGACCATCCTCAACTTCGAAAAGTGGTGGTCTTACTTCCAAACACACTCTCATTGCATATTCACATCTTGGCGCAAACGGACATCCTTTTGGAGGCTTCAATAAATCTGGTGGCTGTCCTTCTATTGGCACAAGCCTTTTTTTAAGCCCTAAATGCATCTTGGGAACAGACCTCAAAAGCCCCCATGTATACGGATGCTTGGGGTTGTAAAATATATCATCAACAGTTCCTTCCTCTACAATAATTCCACCATACATTACAATCACCTTTTGGCATATGTCTGCCACAACACCAAGGTCATGAGTAATAAGTATAATTGACATCTTAAGCTGCTGTTGAAGTTTTTTCAAAAGGTCCAATATCTGAGCCTGGATGGTAACGTCAAGTGCAGTTGTTGGCTCATCTGCAATTAAAAGCTTGGGGTTGCACGAAAGAGCCATCGCTATCATAACTCTCTGGCGCATACCACCCGAAAACTCGTGCGGGTACTGTGAAAGTCTTCGCTCAGGACTTGGAATACCAACAAGCTTTAACATCTCAACCGCTCTTTTTTTAGCCTGAGCTGTTGAAACTTTGTTGTGTATCTTTATCGCTTCTATTAACTGATTTCCGATTGTAAAAACAGGATTTAAAGATGTCATAGGGTCCTGAAATATCATACTGATTTTGTTTCCTCTTATGTCTCTCATTTCTTTTTCAGAAAGTTTAAGTAAGTCCTTACCTTCAAATATTATCTGACCGTCAACTATTTTTCCAGGCGGTGCAATAAGTCTCATGATGGACATTGAGGTAACACTTTTACCGCTTCCAGATTCACCTACAATACCTACAGTCTGTCCCTCATATACATCAAACGAAACATCGTTTACTGCCTTAACCTCTCCAACATGAGTAAAAAATGACGTTTTCAAATTCTTTACTTCTAACAATTTTTCAGCCAACTCTTTTCACCTCAAATTCTGGAAAATTATGTTTGAAAAAAGTTACTTTCTCATTCTTGGATCAAGTGCATCTCTGAGCCCATCCCCAAACAAGTTGAATGCAAGTATTATCAAACACAACAAAAGCGATGGGAAAAATAGCCTATAAGGGTATGATATAAAACCGTTAACACCATCTGATGCCAAAGAACCAAGTGATGGAACAGGTGCATCAACACCAAGACCAATGAAGCTCAAAAAAGACTCAGTAAAAATGGCACTTGGAATCTGCAGCGTAGCAGTGACTATAATTGACCCCATGCTGTTTGGAATCAGGTGCCTGAGCAAAATCCTCCAACCACTTGCACCAATTGTTTTTGCGGCTGTAACATATTCTTGCTGTTTTAAGCTTAATATCTCTCCACGCACAATCCTCGCCATCGAAATCCAGTAAGTAAGTCCCAATGCAATGTATATACAAACAAGTGGTGCACCCACTGTCTGAAGTCCGCTCAAAAATGAATACTTATCAAAAAGAGCTTCCAAAGCAGGCTTTAACGATACTGAAAGAAGAATTACGTAAATCATCAAAGGTATACTGTACAGGATATCAACTATTCTCATCATTATATTGTCAACTCTGCCACCTATATACCCCGAGATGCCCCCATATAAAACACCAATCACAATATTTATAATTGTTGCAACAATTCCTATGGAAAGAGAGATTCTCATACCATACAAGCATCTTACAAACAAATCTCTACCAAGCTCATCAGTTCCAAATAAATGAGTAAGTGACGGTGGCAGTGCTTCATGCCCTCTAATCTGCTGATCATATTTGTATGGCATAACTATTGGACCAATTATGGCAAGCAAAATAAAAAACACTATTGTCCACATTGATGCCATTGCTACTTTATTAGCCTTAAGTCTTCTCCATGCATCCTGCCAGTAGCTCATGCTTGGCCTGACAATTGTCTCTTGCTGCCTCTCTTCTTTCGGAACTGGTACAAAAAGTTCTTTTGATACGCTCTCCATTATCTTCTTTTCCCCCTTAAAATCAGTCCTCAAGTTTTATACGCGGGTCTATAAATACATAGATAATGTCAACAATTAGGTTCATAAATATCAAAAATGCTGCATAAAATATTGTGGTTCCCATCACAAGCGAATAGTCCCTGTTAGATATACTATCAACATAGAACCTCCCCATTCCTGGGATTGAGAAAATCTTTTCAACAACAAAACTACCAGTAAGTATACCTGCAATTAAAGGACCCAAATACGTAACAACAGGTATCAAAGAATTTTTCAGCGCATGTTTGTATATGACTATGAAATCTGAAAGTCCTTTTGCGCGTGCAGTTCTAATATAGTCCTGTGATAAACTTTCAAGCATACTGCTTCGAATAAGCCTTGCAATAAAAGATATTGGATATGCTGCCAGTGTAACAACAGGAAGAACATAGCTTTTAGGTTCATCTAATCCCATTATAGGTACAAGTTGAAGCTTTACACCAAAGATATACATTAAAATTACAGCAAGTACAAATCCAGGTATCGTAATGAAAATGGTTGCTATAATCATAGACAAATTATCCTGCCATTTACCTTGATGTACGGCAGACCAGATACCAAGCGGTATCCCTATCAGCAAACTCAAAATTATAGCCAAAATACCCACCTTAGCAGAAATGGGAAACGTTTCTGCAATAATCTCATTAACTGTTCTACCTTGATTTCTCATTGAAATTCCCAAATCACCGTGTAAAAGGCTATTTAAATATTTGAAATATTGCACTCCAAGCGGTTTGTTAAGTCCATATTTCTCGTTCAGGTTTTGCAAAATCTGCTCAGGCAAAGTCTTTTCACCCGTGAATGGACCACCTGGTATCATTCTCATAAGAAAAAATGTAACAGTAACTATGACGAATAATGATACAATAGACCACACTATCCTTTTGAGTATGTATCTTGCCACGTACAATCTCTCCTTCAGTAATTAATTTATTAAACAATTAATGAACATTTATGCAATTGTTTGAATATTTATAAAATTATTAATTTCAAAATTCTCGTTGATAATTATAGCACTATGTGCTTGCATAATCAATACATTTATGTGCGTTTAATTTTCTGAAAATATCAATTTTTTGTCAATCGTTTGAATTGTATGCATGTATCTGTTTATACTTATTAAAGTTTTTCTCAAATTTTCGGCTGGTGCATTGCTCAAAATGAAGGATAATATCTTGAAGTTTTCATTTTAGTACATTTTGGTTCATTAATATTTATTCTATTGAGCGGCATAAAAATTTTTGTGTGTTTTGAACTATCTTTTTGAGGGTAAAATTATGATAGAAAACAAATGGGCTTGGGAGGAAAAACTTTATGAGAAAACCGGGTAAAATTGTAATTATTGGAACTGGCTTTGTAGGCTCATCAACTGCTTTTGCTCTTGTAGATGCCGGGCTTGCAACAGAACTTGTTTTAATTGATGTAAACCGTGCAAAAGCCGAAGGTGAAGCCATGGATTTAAATCACGGAATATCCTTTGTAAAACCCGTCAAGATATGGGCAGGTGATTATGAAGATTGCAAAGATGCTGATATAATAATAATCACTGCTGGTGCCAACCAAAAGCCTGGTGAAACAAGGCTTGATTTGACTTATAAAAATGCACAAATTACAAAGTCGATAATTGAAAATATTATCAAATATACGCATGATGCAATACTTTTAATGGTAACAAACCCTGTTGATGTTCTCACGTATGTAATGTATAAAGTTTCAGGCCTGCCAAAAAATCAGGTTATAGGTTCTGGAACAGTCTTAGACTCATCACGATTTAGATACCTTTTGGCACAACACTGCCAGGTTGATGTGAGAAATGTTCATGCATATATATTGGGCGAACATGGAGACAGTGAAATTGCTGCCTGGTCTCTTACAAATATAGGCGGCGTGAATTTTATGCAGGAGTGTCTATTATGCGGGAAAAATTGCTCACCTGAAGTAAAAGAGCAAATATTCAACAAAGTAAAAAATGCTGCATACGAAATAATTGAAAGAAAAGGAGCAACATATTACGCCATTGCATTGGCTGTTAGAAGAATTGTTGAAGCTATAATCAGAGATGAAAATTCTATACTGCCTGTATCATCAATAGTTGATGACGTATATGGTGTAAAAGACGTTGCAATTTCCCTTCCTGCAATTATCAACAAAAGCGGAGTTGTAAAAGTATTTGATATACCACTGACAGATGAGGAAAAAGAAAAGCTTAAAAACTCTGCTCAGGTAATAAAAAGTGTGATAGAGTCTTTAAAACTATAATAGGAGGCTGTCTAAAAACAAAATTTTAAAATTCTTATTTCGCAATATATAGGTAAACTAAATAAATCAAAAACTATATATTTTAAGAAAGGGGCTATCCAATTATCTTTTTGGACAGCCCCTTTTGCTTTATTTTCTTTGCTACTTTGAGCTGTTGCAATTTTGTTTTTGTCGTGATAAAATAGCAATTAGTCTTAAATTTTGAGTGGAGGTGAAAAGTTTTGGCAAACACAAAGTCTGCTAAAAAGAAGATAAAGGTTATAAGACGTAGAACTATTGAAAATAAGATTCAAAAATTTAAAATGAAAAAGGCTATAAAAGAGGTCAAAAAAGCACTGCTTAGCGGTGACATCGAAAAGGCAAAAGAACTTTACTCAAAAGCTGCAAAGCTCATTGACCAAACAGCTGCAAAAGGCGTAATTCATAAGAACAATGCTTCAAGAAAGAAATCAAGACTTATGAAACTAATCAACAAGTACGCTGCTCTGTCTTCACCACAGCCAGAATCAAAAGCTCAATAACAAAAAAGGGCTGTCCAGTCTCTTTTCAATGGATAGCCTTTTTATATTTTATTTTACAATTTGATACAAAAGCACTTCAAGCGCTGTCTCATCATCAATTTGCCCTCTTTTTATCATGTACTCGTATTCTATGGTCTTTTGAATTATAGTTTTTATTTTATCAAGGGTAAAGGTTTCTGCTTGTTTTTTGTACTTGTCAACAAAGAACTCTAAAATACCAAGCTGCTTTGCAATCTGTTTTTTGTTTGTCTCCTGCATCTCTTTTAACATTCCAAGTATCTTAAAATGTCGTAAAATCAAAGCCAAAATCTTGCTGACACTTGTCCTGAGCTGATACAGCTCTCTCAGGTACTTATACCCACTTTCTAAATCCTTTGTCGCAAAAGCATCAAGCATCTGGAATATATGGTCTTGTGGGTTGTCTGTCAAGGTCTTTAATATATCATCATGAGTAACCTTGCTTCTTTTGCCAAGATATGAAATGAGAACTTGTAAATAGTTATAAATTAGCATCATATCTTTGTTGTAATGAAGAATAATCTCCTGGGCCATATTATCAGAGATTGTTTTTCCTTCTTTAGACATTACATTTTGAACCCACTTTACTAAATCTGGCATAGAAGGTTGCACAAACTCTGCAGAAAATGCTATTTGTTTGAGGGCTGAAAATAGCTTGTTTTCTTTTGCTTCGTATTCTTTAAAGATTATATAAGTACTGTCACTTTTAAAATTCTTGAGATTATCTATGATAGCAGAAAGATTTAAGCTGGAGTTTGTAGATGTATACTTGAAAAAGTTTTTAAAGATTAGCACTCTTGGCTCTAAATCAAAAGATATTGAAAACATTTCGTTTATTATATCGTTATAATTTGCAGTTTCGCCGTCAAATCTTACTATGTTGTTTAAATTTCCACCTACTATGGCATGGCTAAAACGCTTGGTATATTCATCAATCAAAAATATCTCTTGTCCATAAAAAAGGTAAATCTTCTTAAAATCTTTTTTCAATAGTTGCGAATTTAATTCTTTTATAATCTCTTTTGTTTTCTCAGCCATTTTAAATATTTCACCTCACAATATACGGATTTACCATCATCTTATTTCTGTCAACTATAATGTCTATGGTTCCATTTAAATCTGTTCTATACACCTTAATGTTTCTGTCTTTGAGTCTTTGTAAGACCTCATTCGAAGGATGCCCAAAGATGTTGTCTTTCCCTACAGAAATTACTGCAAATGTTGGCTTTACATTTTCCAAAAACTCTTCAGATGTTGCTGTGCTGCTTCCATGGTGTCCCACCTTTAAGATCTTTGTCTGCAAGTTATATTTCTTTACGTATTCCTTTTCAGACTCATATGAGGCATCACCTGTAAATAGCATAGAAAAATTGCCAAGGGTCAGCTTCACAACAACAGAACTATTTTCATCTTCCTCTACTGGTGGGATAAAATAGGCTTTTAAATCCTTGTAGCGATAAACTTTCAAGCTATCTACTAACACAACCTTTTGCCCTTTGAACTTTTGAGCATTTTCAAAATATACCTCTTTTGATGTTACAATTGTGTCCACTTTCATCTCATAAAGCAGATACTCAAAGTCCCCCATATGGTCGCTGTGCTTGTGTGTCAAGACTAAAACATCAAGTTTTGCTACTCCTCTTTTGAGTATATACGGAAGAACAATTCTTTTCAAGCTGCTAAAATCTTCATATTCAGGCCCTGTGTCAATCAGCATTGAAAATCCCTTGTATGTAATAAAGCTACTGTCTCCCTGCCCTACGTCTATCACGTTTATGATGAGCCTGTTGTAATTTATAAGTGTCTGTAAGATAAATGCCACAAGCAGTCCACAAATACTCAAATATATCACATATTTTAGTTGCCTGTTTATAAATTTTCTAAAAATTAAAGATGCCACAACAAGATAGTAACAAAATATTAGCTTTTCATCCCATAAAATGACCTTTACATGCGAAAATCCTACATAAGATAATCTTGAAAGGTACATTAGCACGTTCACACAGACTTCTAAAAACCATTTAAATGGTAATATATCTATATTGAAAACCAATAATAGACAATACAGCAGCCCAGCCGGTACAACAGCACCTGCAACTGGTACAGCAACTATGTTTGTCAAGAATGAAATAACTGAGATCTCAGAAAAATAATAAGCTATCAACGGCAATATTAAAATCTGAGCAGAAATTGAAACTGCAATAAGTGAAGATATACCTCTTGGTATCTTTAACTTCGCAAAATATTCATATATCCCTTTACAAAACAGAATTATTGAAAGAACACTCAAAAAAGACAGCTGGAACCCAATGTCAAAAAGAAAAAGCGGATTTACAAGCAGCATCAAAACGCTTGATACAGATAGGCTATTGAGCGTATCAGGATTTCTGTAAATAATCCTTCCAGCATAGAAGATTATCGCCATAATCGAAGCCCTAACAACTGATGCTGACATCCCTGTGACAATAGCAAAAATAACTATGACACCTATTATTAAAAAGTTTACTCCTTTACCATATATCTTTAATATTCTTCTGAACAAAATCTCAACAAAAGCGCAAAGCACCCCTACATTTCCACCAGAGACTGCAAGAAGGTGAGCAAGTCCGCTTCGCTGAAAGTCTTTGTACACATCATCTGGAATTGTAGATTTGTTGCCAAGAATCAAACCTTTTAAAAGCGAAGATATATCATTTTCAAAAGAGCTATCTATGAGGTTATTTAACTGTGTAGAAAATCTATTGAGAAGATTGAGAACATTTTTTCCTTGATAGATAACCTCTATGTCTTTTGAGTAAAGTGTATAAATAGCACCTTTGCCTTTCAAATATTCTCTGTAATCAAAACCAAATTTACTTGTCTTTCCTTTTGGAATTTTAAGTTTTCCAGAAACTTTTACAGTATCTCCATAAAAAATACTTTTTTTAGACTCTGTTGTGACTCTAATAACAACAGCCTTTGAATTTAGTTTTGTTTTAAGGTAAAAGGAAGTCTTTTTATCGCTTATCTCGGGAAATGAGCAGATATTGCCAACAATATAAACATGTTTCCCATCCAGATTTTTTTGAGGCTCAAGAATATTGAAAATGTAATAAGTCCTGAAAAGCTGCAGCGTGAGAAAAAGAAAACATAAAATAAACATAAACTTTTCCTTTTTAAAGTACTGAGGAAGAAAATAGTAGGTAGCACACAGCGCTCCTAAAATTAGCAAAAGGCAAAATACAAGTACCTCAATTTTTTTTATATTTCTGCCCAGAACAATTCCTATCATCATAAAACTGGCAACAAATAACGCCTTTCTTGTCATGGTTTGAGTACCCTGCTTTCTAACATGTAGAAAATTTCATCATCTATCTTTAAATTTCCCTTCCCAACTCCTATACAAATCTCTGGTTTGTTTTCCCCGTGAAAGTCGCTTCCACCACTGATAGCAAGGTCAAGTTTTTTGGCAATTTCCAAAAGCATATTTGTTTCTTTTTGGCTGTGATCTGAGTGGAAAACCTCAAGCCCGTCAAGCCCATATTCTTTTAGCTCCAAAAATACATTTTCACTTCCCTCATCCAGATATAAATACTTGTGAGGATGTGCCAGTATAGCAAGTCCGCCTGCTTTTTTTATTGCCTCAATAGCCTCCTGAGGTTTTAACTTATCCTTTTTCACATAAGCAGGTTTGCCAAAACCTAAAAGCTTTTCAAACACCTCTTTTGTGGTGGAAAAGTATCCTTTCTTGACAAGTACCTGGGCAATATGAGGTCTTCCTATCATCTCACCCGAAGATAACTTTTCTACTTCATCCATCGAAATGTCATATCCCATTTTCCTGAGCTTTTCAATTATCTTAGGGTTTCTTTCTTTCCTGAACCTTTCAAGCATCTTTAGCTTTTGCTGCAAGAATTCATTGTTAATATCTACAAAAAGCCCTAAAATGTGCATTTCTATCTCAAAATCAGCGCTTATTTCAACACCGCTCACCACTTTAATCCCAAGCCTGTTTCCCTCATCGATGGCATGTATTACACCATCTGTTGTATCATGGTCGGTTATTGCAATAGCAAAAAGCCCTTTTTCTTTAGCAAGCTTTACAACCTCTTGAGGAGTAAGCGTTCCATCCGAAAATGTTGTGTGAACATGAAGGTCAACCATTCTGAGCAGCACTTCCTTTCTCTATTTATTATATCTTAATCTAAATAAATTAACAAAACAAAAAGGTGGCCTTTTAGCTCTTTTAAGACCACCTCAAAAACTTAAACAAATGAACTTATAATTTGCTTGCAATCTCGCGGGCAATCAAAACTCCGTTCACGCTCGCCTGCATAAGTCCTCTTGTAATACCTGCTCCATCGCCACCAAAATAAAGGTTTTGAATTGTCAAACACTCAAAATTGTTCTTGACTTTTACCTCGTTTGAATAAAACTTAACCTCAACACCGTAAAGCAGCGTATCAAACGATGCAACACCCTGCACGACATAGTCCAAAGCTTCAATCATCTCTTTTATATCAAGCATTATTCTGTAGGGCAAAACCAAACTCAAATCACCGGCAACAGCATCAGTAAGTGTTGGTACAACAGAGTTTCTTTTTATCCTCTCCTCGTTTGATCTTCTACCTCTTATAAAATCACCATACCTTTGAACAAGTACTTTGCCTCCTGAGAGCATGTTTGCAAGTTCTGCAATGTATTTGCCATACTTTATACTATCTTTGAATGGGTCTGTAAAATGTTTTGATACAAGCAGAGCAAAGTTTGTGTTGTCGCTCTTTATATTCTTGTAGCTGTGACCGTTAACTACTGCCAGGTTGTCATAGTGCTCAACAGCAACATACCCACCCGGGTTCATGCAAAATGTTCTTACCTTGTCATCAAATGTTTTTGTATAGTATATGAACTTGCTCTCATAAAGATGCTCAGTTATACCCTTCCATATATGATTTGGTGTCTCTACTCTCACACCTATGTCAACCCTGTTATTCTCACACGGGATATTGTACTTTTCTA
The sequence above is drawn from the Caldicellulosiruptor bescii DSM 6725 genome and encodes:
- a CDS encoding ABC transporter ATP-binding protein; translated protein: MNEVLIEIKNLKKYFSVKMGLGKKAYIKAVDNVSFFIKKGETLGLVGESGCGKSTTGRTIIRLYEPTGGQIIFKGEDITKKDMLPYRKSMQMIFQDPYASLNPRMTVGDIIGEPLEIHNIARGNEKKERVQELLRLVGLSSEHASRYPHEFSGGQRQRIGIARALAVEPEFIICDEPISALDVSIQAQIVNMLEDLQQQLGLTYLFIAHDLSMVKHISSRVGVMYLGKLVELAESNELYSNPLHPYTQALLSAIPIPDPKVSKERTRIILEGDVPSPLNPPSGCRFRTRCRYAFDRCKEEEPVLKDVGSGHYVACHLMDRK
- a CDS encoding ABC transporter ATP-binding protein; amino-acid sequence: MAEKLLEVKNLKTSFFTHVGEVKAVNDVSFDVYEGQTVGIVGESGSGKSVTSMSIMRLIAPPGKIVDGQIIFEGKDLLKLSEKEMRDIRGNKISMIFQDPMTSLNPVFTIGNQLIEAIKIHNKVSTAQAKKRAVEMLKLVGIPSPERRLSQYPHEFSGGMRQRVMIAMALSCNPKLLIADEPTTALDVTIQAQILDLLKKLQQQLKMSIILITHDLGVVADICQKVIVMYGGIIVEEGTVDDIFYNPKHPYTWGLLRSVPKMHLGLKKRLVPIEGQPPDLLKPPKGCPFAPRCEYAMRVCLEVRPPLFEVEDGHMSRCWLNHQYAPQSLLEKAKAANE
- a CDS encoding ABC transporter permease; translated protein: MESVSKELFVPVPKEERQQETIVRPSMSYWQDAWRRLKANKVAMASMWTIVFFILLAIIGPIVMPYKYDQQIRGHEALPPSLTHLFGTDELGRDLFVRCLYGMRISLSIGIVATIINIVIGVLYGGISGYIGGRVDNIMMRIVDILYSIPLMIYVILLSVSLKPALEALFDKYSFLSGLQTVGAPLVCIYIALGLTYWISMARIVRGEILSLKQQEYVTAAKTIGASGWRILLRHLIPNSMGSIIVTATLQIPSAIFTESFLSFIGLGVDAPVPSLGSLASDGVNGFISYPYRLFFPSLLLCLIILAFNLFGDGLRDALDPRMRK
- a CDS encoding ABC transporter permease; translation: MARYILKRIVWSIVSLFVIVTVTFFLMRMIPGGPFTGEKTLPEQILQNLNEKYGLNKPLGVQYFKYLNSLLHGDLGISMRNQGRTVNEIIAETFPISAKVGILAIILSLLIGIPLGIWSAVHQGKWQDNLSMIIATIFITIPGFVLAVILMYIFGVKLQLVPIMGLDEPKSYVLPVVTLAAYPISFIARLIRSSMLESLSQDYIRTARAKGLSDFIVIYKHALKNSLIPVVTYLGPLIAGILTGSFVVEKIFSIPGMGRFYVDSISNRDYSLVMGTTIFYAAFLIFMNLIVDIIYVFIDPRIKLED
- a CDS encoding L-lactate dehydrogenase, translating into MRKPGKIVIIGTGFVGSSTAFALVDAGLATELVLIDVNRAKAEGEAMDLNHGISFVKPVKIWAGDYEDCKDADIIIITAGANQKPGETRLDLTYKNAQITKSIIENIIKYTHDAILLMVTNPVDVLTYVMYKVSGLPKNQVIGSGTVLDSSRFRYLLAQHCQVDVRNVHAYILGEHGDSEIAAWSLTNIGGVNFMQECLLCGKNCSPEVKEQIFNKVKNAAYEIIERKGATYYAIALAVRRIVEAIIRDENSILPVSSIVDDVYGVKDVAISLPAIINKSGVVKVFDIPLTDEEKEKLKNSAQVIKSVIESLKL
- the rpsT gene encoding 30S ribosomal protein S20: MANTKSAKKKIKVIRRRTIENKIQKFKMKKAIKEVKKALLSGDIEKAKELYSKAAKLIDQTAAKGVIHKNNASRKKSRLMKLINKYAALSSPQPESKAQ
- the holA gene encoding DNA polymerase III subunit delta, which produces MAEKTKEIIKELNSQLLKKDFKKIYLFYGQEIFLIDEYTKRFSHAIVGGNLNNIVRFDGETANYNDIINEMFSISFDLEPRVLIFKNFFKYTSTNSSLNLSAIIDNLKNFKSDSTYIIFKEYEAKENKLFSALKQIAFSAEFVQPSMPDLVKWVQNVMSKEGKTISDNMAQEIILHYNKDMMLIYNYLQVLISYLGKRSKVTHDDILKTLTDNPQDHIFQMLDAFATKDLESGYKYLRELYQLRTSVSKILALILRHFKILGMLKEMQETNKKQIAKQLGILEFFVDKYKKQAETFTLDKIKTIIQKTIEYEYMIKRGQIDDETALEVLLYQIVK
- a CDS encoding DNA internalization-related competence protein ComEC/Rec2, whose amino-acid sequence is MTRKALFVASFMMIGIVLGRNIKKIEVLVFCLLLILGALCATYYFLPQYFKKEKFMFILCFLFLTLQLFRTYYIFNILEPQKNLDGKHVYIVGNICSFPEISDKKTSFYLKTKLNSKAVVIRVTTESKKSIFYGDTVKVSGKLKIPKGKTSKFGFDYREYLKGKGAIYTLYSKDIEVIYQGKNVLNLLNRFSTQLNNLIDSSFENDISSLLKGLILGNKSTIPDDVYKDFQRSGLAHLLAVSGGNVGVLCAFVEILFRRILKIYGKGVNFLIIGVIVIFAIVTGMSASVVRASIMAIIFYAGRIIYRNPDTLNSLSVSSVLMLLVNPLFLFDIGFQLSFLSVLSIILFCKGIYEYFAKLKIPRGISSLIAVSISAQILILPLIAYYFSEISVISFLTNIVAVPVAGAVVPAGLLYCLLLVFNIDILPFKWFLEVCVNVLMYLSRLSYVGFSHVKVILWDEKLIFCYYLVVASLIFRKFINRQLKYVIYLSICGLLVAFILQTLINYNRLIINVIDVGQGDSSFITYKGFSMLIDTGPEYEDFSSLKRIVLPYILKRGVAKLDVLVLTHKHSDHMGDFEYLLYEMKVDTIVTSKEVYFENAQKFKGQKVVLVDSLKVYRYKDLKAYFIPPVEEDENSSVVVKLTLGNFSMLFTGDASYESEKEYVKKYNLQTKILKVGHHGSSTATSEEFLENVKPTFAVISVGKDNIFGHPSNEVLQRLKDRNIKVYRTDLNGTIDIIVDRNKMMVNPYIVR
- a CDS encoding PHP domain-containing protein, with translation MVDLHVHTTFSDGTLTPQEVVKLAKEKGLFAIAITDHDTTDGVIHAIDEGNRLGIKVVSGVEISADFEIEMHILGLFVDINNEFLQQKLKMLERFRKERNPKIIEKLRKMGYDISMDEVEKLSSGEMIGRPHIAQVLVKKGYFSTTKEVFEKLLGFGKPAYVKKDKLKPQEAIEAIKKAGGLAILAHPHKYLYLDEGSENVFLELKEYGLDGLEVFHSDHSQKETNMLLEIAKKLDLAISGGSDFHGENKPEICIGVGKGNLKIDDEIFYMLESRVLKP
- a CDS encoding NAD(P)/FAD-dependent oxidoreductase codes for the protein MNTKYDVIIVGAGPCGIFTAYELVKTSSVAKVVIFEKGRDIESRECPKRVTNVCSGCKPCNITTGFSGAGAFSDGKLSLSPNVGGRIQEFVGQSKAVELIKYVDSIYLENGADTKVYGTNSQVIEEIKRKATVANLMLVESPIRHLGTEEAKKIYKRLQDFLLSNNIEIKFRTPVKDLIVEDGKAAGVVAEDGSIYYAKNVVICVGREGASWLSKIIEKYNIPCENNRVDIGVRVETPNHIWKGITEHLYESKFIYYTKTFDDKVRTFCMNPGGYVAVEHYDNLAVVNGHSYKNIKSDNTNFALLVSKHFTDPFKDSIKYGKYIAELANMLSGGKVLVQRYGDFIRGRRSNEERIKRNSVVPTLTDAVAGDLSLVLPYRIMLDIKEMIEALDYVVQGVASFDTLLYGVEVKFYSNEVKVKNNFECLTIQNLYFGGDGAGITRGLMQASVNGVLIAREIASKL